ATAATTAACTCTTCTGGAACCCTTAATTATTAGTTTCTACtaccaaatattttttttagatACTTCCGGTATCACGAAAGAAAATTTGATTAGACACTACTAATCTCATGAAAGAAAACAGTAATCAAATGGAAATTTAAAGAcaatttaaattataaattagGAAAAGTAAACGTTCAGCCCTAAACttcagtatttcaaatatctCCTTCGAGGAGATTAAACATTAACATCTGAACATTTTGTATCAAAGCGACAACCACATAGTAACCACCTCTTTCAGGAAGGGATACATTGatgtttatttccttcaaggaaattaataacaactaaccataatgtatcgATGTGATTATAGTAGAAAACATTTTACTTTGCTTCCTTTTACTTTAAAATGATACTTTAATAAACTTATTCAAGATGTTTctacgtacgacaggtacgtgttgcAGTGCCTTAATTCCATACCACAAAAATAACATGTATAACCCTTGTTATTTTATCTCTCCAGGAGTGGTATTTCTTCAGTCACTTCAGGGAATAAAACCCGATTATTCAAATGTACTTGAAATAGGATGTTCATCATCAAGACTTCATTATTCTGCTCAAgcacaagaagacattgcttACGAATTTCTCAGATATTTTACTAATTCTttctacttcaggagtaaaatttaaagtttttctacttcgggagtaaaatttaaaggtttactacttcgagagtaaatttcaaagtcttattactttaagagtaaatttcaaagtcttatcactttaagagtaaatttcaaagtcttattacttcaggagtaaattttaTATTCTACTACTTTAGGAGTAGGGTTTAGTGTCTTACTATTTCCGGAGTTGATTTCAGCATATTTACTACTACATGAGTAAATTTTAGGATTCTAACACTTCAGGAGTAGATTTTAGAGTCCTACCACTTCGGGAGTAGAATTTAgagtcttactacttcgggagtagagctcaaagttctactacttccGGAGTAGAATTCTATTACTTCGAAAGTACAATTCAAAGACTACTACTTTGAGAGTAGAGTTCTGAGTTTACTACTTCGGAAGTAAagtataaaatatttaaaatatgtcttctcaattattctatctCTTCTGAAGATGAAGTGTGATAGATTCACATCCAAACACACTTCCGTATTTATAAGCTTAATTATTACATActgtcacattcacttcagggaatgaatCTATATTTATAACATTTACAAACATTCTCATTTTCATGAATGAAACATATCTGAATGTGTCTTAGGCATATCAAATAATGATAGCTTAgaacctcttttaagatattgttACTTCAGGAACAAATTGAGGCATATATATGTAGAtaatttttctctaacatattTTCAATTGTAATCACAACAAACCTATAATAATATTATCACTTCCGGTGACTATAGACACAAGTAAATATTCTTATCACTTCTGATAATTAATGTATTTAATTACAATGAAATATGTACAAAACATAACCACTCCAGGTGGTCGTTTTGACAATATTGCTCTTCTGGAGCACATTCAATTGCAACTGAGTTCTTGTAAGCGTAAAGTAGAGCTTTTGGAAGTAAGCTTGAGAGGTagatttttccttttttgttctttctttctaaTAATAATACTTGCTTACCTGATGGCTCAAGCTCAATTCTTTGTCAccgattttttttctttcttggcaGAAGTCGCACCTAATAGACAAAGTAGTGATTAAACAAATTCCACAAAATTGAATTTTGACACAATAAGAAAATATCGTGTAAGTTACTTATCTTGCACTTTTgccaaactccaaattatataaATTTTCCCATGTCTCttgatcttttcaaaatatttgctCGGCAAAATCTCGTGctaataacgtgttataaaataaagactataaagtaaatacaccaaAGATTAATAAATAGAAAGCGATTGATATATTATTCAACCTTTTACTTAAGAGAGAAATTCATTGTATATATAACCTTAGACAAATAAGCCACTATTTATAGAAGGGAAAGTTACTTGGTGGCCAAGTAACTAACTTGGTCACCAAGCTAACAATTAAattaaggcttaatgcatatgcagcccctgaacttgtcccttttttccattttgacGCATCAACTAAGTGTTATTCTTATTGAACTCCTGAACTCGTCCTTAattgtgtctatcaaacacaatctgatTTACATAGTATTCTATCgtcaatgtagcaacatgctaatatatattctaatttaattatgccatttttagctaagattagcaacaattgagagggaaaaaaagagtaagctcttaattaagctAGCAGTGAAAGAGCAGAACCAGCAGAAACCGACACATCCATGACCAAAAGAATAACTTACCAcacgtctaaaatattactttaccttcattattataatttattttttgcttctaataaaaatcagatttagaaGACACACTTGAGGACAAGTTCATGGGTTTAATAGGAACAAGTGAACAACACATAATTGAGGtgctaaaatgaaaaaaaaaataagtttaggGCTACATATGTATCAAGCCTTAAATTAACTTGGTCAACTTTGACTCCAGTCAATGGACAAACAAAATGTATATGATATTTACAACAACCAGGTAGAATTTCCATGGTATGTGGTTTTCCTCGAAGTTCAATATAGACACGTGTCAACTCAAACTTCATGACTATGGTCTTCTAAGAATTTGAGAAACTTTATCAACTAAATTGTAGGACCCAAAAATATTATAGCCTATagaatgtacatacacaaaaataaaaaaagagaaacTTTTGCACTAAAGGAAAATTGTTTACCTCTCATTTGCATCATTAATTTAGGTCCTTTAATAGTGAGGTACTTTTTTAGTAAACAATGAAATATTTCATCAAAAGCTACCACAACTGTTCTTCGAATTTTAtgcttttctctctttctttccatTTTCCTAGCTAATAAAATTCTCGTAAGTTGGTAAGTTTAAGTACTATCTTTCAAGCAAATGATACTTCCTTTCTTCACTGAACTTTGAATTATTGAAACTTCTTTCTTTGTTTGGTCTTAATTAGTTTTGAAACTTGACTTTCAAAATCAACTTTCTTGGAAGTCAGTTGTGAGTTGTGACTTTGTTAAGTGTAGCTTCCTTCACTTTTTTTCCATTCATAAAAAACATGTACATAAATGTGTATGTTAATTAAGTTGTATGTATGTGAAGAAAATCAGAATTGTGTTTAATACTGGAAATTTGACATTTTCAGGGAGAGCAGTGGAAACCATTTTTTTGGCGAGTTAGCTATTAGTATGACAGAAAAAGAAGCTCCATATTCAGATAATGGAAGATTCCCACTCTGCATTTTATTTAGGGAAGCAAGGTATTTCTAAGTCTTTTTCCTTGTTCATATTTGTGATCATCATTGTAAAACATATATGCTCTATTAGTCTGTCTAACATGTTTTTACTGTTGGGCTAAACCATCCCGGAAGTACttttaacatgatgtgatattatccTCTTGAGCCCAAGTACGCACGATTTTTTCCATAAAACCTAGAGTATTCCAATAGCTTATAAGTGGTTCCTTTTCATTTATACTTTCCATTTGAGATGTTGTTCATACCCCCTACATTTACATGTTGTAGCAGGTAATctgtactttaaaaaaaaaaaaaaaaaaaaaaaaaaaaaaagattactcATTTCAGTTATTAAGGATGGTCACTTGTAGTTATCTTTTAGGTGATCCAGTAGTTATACTCAATTAGTTTTGAAACTCCATTGGATCAATTTTTGTTTTAGATGATGGAATTGTTCATTCAATTCagctttttcttttctctccattttttaaattttttttttttaagcttagAAAAGTTGTGCTATATGCTGATATTAGCTTAATATCCTAAGAAACTTTTGAGTTGAGATTTCACAATTTACTAGTAATGCATTTCTCTTTTCCAATTAATTGTGTGGTATGAGCAGATCAGTATTTAAATTGGATGAGTTAGGCCGAGAGATTGCAACAATTGCCCTCCCAGCTGCACTAGCTTTAACAGCAGATCCTATTGCATCTCTGGTTGATACAGCATTCATTGGCCAAATAGGTATTACTTTTTTAAATTTATGGCGCTCGGCCGAAATTAATTACTGCGCTAGAAAAAGTATGTAAAACATATACCCTGATTATGTATATTTGTGtagacaaatatatatatattatatgtatgtttTTGTATACACtagtatatttgtgtatacagtatgtatatttatacttaatatacattaCATATGCATTTGCCGGCTATTATGTTTTAGAGCGGTCCAAAAAGGTAATTATCCCAACTTTAGCAAGATAGTTAATTATTTGCTTATGAAATAAGCACAAAAGATGACAAGATTATAGCCATGTAAAATCCATTAGATTTACTCACAAACACTTTACAGAAACAGATTTATAAGTCATAACCATCCAAATTTGTTCATATAGGCCCTGTTGAGCTTGCTGCTGTTGGAGTTTCGATTGCTGTTTTCAATCAAGCGTCAAGGATTGCAATATTCCCACTAGTCAGTGTCACTACCTCTTTTGTTGCCGAGGAGGATACCATCACAAAAGTAAGCCCCGAACCACGAGATACTGAAAGCCAGGATTCACAATCACAAGATGCTGAAGGATTAGATGCAGAATTGCTATCAAATAGTGAAAACAAAGAGCTAATACCCCAAAATAGTACGTTGGAAATCTCCGTTCAACATGTTTTTTTGTCACACTATATGGATAAATTTACGTCTCATTTAATTCTGTAGGGAGTGTGTACAAGTCCGGAAAGATAGCTACTACCTTTGAAGTTGTGAAGCCAAAGCCTGAAAAGAGGCACATTCCATCTGCATCTTCTGCATTAATTATCGGTGCCATCCTTGGCCTCATCCAAGCAGCCTTTCTAATTTCTGGAGCAAAGCCTTTATTAAACTTCATGGGAGTCAAATCTGTAAGTAAAGCTCTTAATAAAGTAACAAAAGACACAACATTCTCTCAAGTGAAATGCAAATGTTCAACCCCCTTGCAATCTTATGtctactctttctttttcttgggcCGAGGAAGGGAGGGGATCATACGGTTAGCCAATATTTATTCTCAGTATTCAAGATTTAAACTTGACAAGTTCATTCTTTTACGCTCTTAGCACTGAACTCATTTTCTAATTATAGGTTCAAAAATATAATATTTGTGTAATCACTACAAAATAAATAAGTAGCTAAACAACAAATCTGTCGCTTAATTATTTAGTGATGGATTATCAAAGATTATCTTAGCTACGAGCAATTTAAAGACGGATCAACGACAAAGTTCGTAGCTAATTTCAGTTTTTACGCAGAAAATATTTTAGCGATCTGCCACATATATATGTACATTCCGTGTCACAAATACTAAGTTAATTGAACCCGTTGGATATATGCTCCATCCGCCTCTGTTTATTCCTCTGATATTACAGGGATCACCCATGCTAAAACCAGCACAAGAGTACCTGAAATTGAGGTCACTCGGTGCACCAGCAGTTCTTCTCTCATTGGCCATGCAAGGAGTTTTTCGAGGATTTAAAGATACAAAAACTCCACTTTTTGCAACTGGTGAAGTTCAAATTCATTTTAAGAAAGATTTACTTCTGTTTTGAACAAGGACAATAAGTAGAATCTAACttagtttctttcttttccttttctgttTATCTCATCAGTGGCTGGAGATTTGACAAATATAATTTTGGACTCCATATTCATTTTTGTGTTCCGTATGGGTGTCAGAGGCGCTGCAATTGCTCATGTAATTTCACAGTGAGTAGATTATCAACGTCTCCAGAAAAACAATAATTGTGAGGGAACAGTTTTTCAACATATCATTGCTCATGTGATTTCATAGACTCTTATCTGACTTGGTAGTGCAGGTACCTAATTTCAGTAATACTTTTTTGGAGATTGATGGAAAAAGTTGATCTCTTACCTCCTAGTCTAAAGCATCTGCAATTTGCTCGATTTCTTACAAATGGTGAGGTTTTCTCCGAAGTcgttaatataaatatatacacaacgAAGATTGTTCTATAGTTTTGGTATAACAAGGCTTAAGAAATACTTATGTTAGATTCTTATTGTGTCCCTATTAGGCAGGTTGTTTCCATATTTTAGTTTTATGATTACTCTTTACCATGATTTTGCAGTTATCGGAACTCTGAATTTATAACAGAAAATCTTGTAAATGCTACATGATAAGCTGAAATGTTTTCAGTCTGCAGAATCTTTGTAAAAAGTTAATTATTGACAAATGCGtagtttttcttttgttttctggTACATCCTCAACACAAATCATCGAAGAACAAATAATCTCGCAAAACAAATAAGATCAGTGCTTTTATTCACCAGATATCGTTCTTCTTTTGATTTACTAATTAAAGAAAGTTTCTAATGTTAAGTATCTAATTTTAAGTATAAGAAGGAATTAGTTCATAACTgttctctccttttcttttcattctctttcttttttcccgGAATTTCAGGATTTCTATTGTTAATGAGGGTCATAGCAGTGACGTTCTGTGTAACGTTAGCTGCATCATTGGCTGCAAGATTAGGACCCACAGAAATGGCTGCATTTCAGGTCTGCTTGCAGGTTTGGTTGGCTGTATCTCTTCTAGCTGATGGGTTGGCTGTTGCCGGTCAGGTGATATATGATCTTCCTAATCATTTTGCTAAAACTCAAATTCTTTCAACGGTCTTGAATAAATTATTAGCCATATGATACGAAAAACAAGCGATTCAGTTTGGGGTGGAACTACGTTTTATTGCTGCTAAGCTTCCGGTAGCGAGCCTTGCTGCTCTtgcctctttggttctgagttccGACCAAGGCTTTCTTTTCGCTGGGAGGGGCACAGCCAGTAATTTTGGTTCAAAATCTGTATTTATCTTAAGAAATCCATTTAATATGTAcgaattattaatttagaatccAGTAACTTATTAAAAGAGCTAGAATCCTGAAACCACAAACTTCAAATCCTAGCTCCGCCTCTGGCTGTGATTCACTTTCCTTAACTTTCAATATGGATTTGCATGAATTTCACATATGAGTATTTGAGTGATTGCTGCTATCTTGCTTGAATTAGACAAGGAGGGAAGGATCTTATGTCACCAGTCACCACCCTTCCTATCTAGCATCTAATATTAGTTAAATCTATTTCAAGTGCTTAAGTAACAAAGTGGAACACAATCTATCCAAAAATGTACCATATTGTCCTTGAATTCCTGATTTACTGAAGAAGTATCGCCATTATCGCTCTCAAAATAACCTATCACCATATGTAAACTGATATTTATATGTTGCCATATCAACTAAGCTTTGGCTATGGGATTATAGTATTTCTCGAAGTGAGTTAGCCCCTTACATTGTTCTTCAGTATAATGCAAACATATAATTCACTTTGGAAGCCATATGTAAATTAGTAATTAGCAATACAAGTTTTTTTTCCTAATGTAGATTACTAAGTAATATTAATCTTTTGTGGACAAACAATATATTATATAGATGAATAAGGACAATCTGAGAGACATGTCTAATGTCTTGATTCATATATCTATAATGCAGTTTGTACTGATGTAGTGATGTAACATTTGGATTGTTTTTAGAGCTTGATTTTAATCTTCTAATCTAACCTGCAAAAGCAGAAAAACTATCAAAAGTAAACAAAATTCAGAACTTTGACCTTTCTTTTCTCTATCAGGCAATATTAGCAAGTGCATTTGCTCAGAAGGACTTCAATAGGGCTACTGCTACAGCATCAAGAGTACTACAGGTACTTTTAGTTGTTCTATTAGTAGATGTTCGTGTATCCTTAATAATGAACTATTTTTTACCTCCAAATTCTTGAAAATTGCAGCTGGGATTAGTCCTGGGATTGGTGCTATCACTTATCCTTGGAGTTGGTTTACACTTTGGAGCTAGATTATTTACAAAAGACGTCAATGTCATCCACCTAATTGGTGTTGGTATTCCGGTATTCAACATATCCTCCTAATATGCCTGTCGATACACTTTAGCAAACTTTTCGAAGTTAAGTATTGGATTTTAGACCTAACAATTTCTTCCCCTGTCAGTTTGTCGCAGCAACACAACCTATCAATGCCCTGGCCTTTGTCTTTGATGGTGTAAACTTTGGCGCATCTGACTTTGCATATGCTGCCTACTCGATGGTAAGCTCACATggcattcctttttttttttttttttt
The sequence above is a segment of the Lycium barbarum isolate Lr01 chromosome 6, ASM1917538v2, whole genome shotgun sequence genome. Coding sequences within it:
- the LOC132643573 gene encoding protein DETOXIFICATION 42 isoform X1, whose product is MYIHKNKKRETFALKENCLPLICIINLGPLIVRESSGNHFFGELAISMTEKEAPYSDNGRFPLCILFREARSVFKLDELGREIATIALPAALALTADPIASLVDTAFIGQIGPVELAAVGVSIAVFNQASRIAIFPLVSVTTSFVAEEDTITKVSPEPRDTESQDSQSQDAEGLDAELLSNSENKELIPQNRSVYKSGKIATTFEVVKPKPEKRHIPSASSALIIGAILGLIQAAFLISGAKPLLNFMGVKSGSPMLKPAQEYLKLRSLGAPAVLLSLAMQGVFRGFKDTKTPLFATVAGDLTNIILDSIFIFVFRMGVRGAAIAHVISQYLISVILFWRLMEKVDLLPPSLKHLQFARFLTNGFLLLMRVIAVTFCVTLAASLAARLGPTEMAAFQVCLQVWLAVSLLADGLAVAGQAILASAFAQKDFNRATATASRVLQLGLVLGLVLSLILGVGLHFGARLFTKDVNVIHLIGVGIPFVAATQPINALAFVFDGVNFGASDFAYAAYSMVTVALFSIMFLLILSSSYKFVGIWVALTIYMSLRALAGFWRIGTGTGPWKFLKS
- the LOC132643573 gene encoding protein DETOXIFICATION 42 isoform X2; translation: MTEKEAPYSDNGRFPLCILFREARSVFKLDELGREIATIALPAALALTADPIASLVDTAFIGQIGPVELAAVGVSIAVFNQASRIAIFPLVSVTTSFVAEEDTITKVSPEPRDTESQDSQSQDAEGLDAELLSNSENKELIPQNRSVYKSGKIATTFEVVKPKPEKRHIPSASSALIIGAILGLIQAAFLISGAKPLLNFMGVKSGSPMLKPAQEYLKLRSLGAPAVLLSLAMQGVFRGFKDTKTPLFATVAGDLTNIILDSIFIFVFRMGVRGAAIAHVISQYLISVILFWRLMEKVDLLPPSLKHLQFARFLTNGFLLLMRVIAVTFCVTLAASLAARLGPTEMAAFQVCLQVWLAVSLLADGLAVAGQAILASAFAQKDFNRATATASRVLQLGLVLGLVLSLILGVGLHFGARLFTKDVNVIHLIGVGIPFVAATQPINALAFVFDGVNFGASDFAYAAYSMVTVALFSIMFLLILSSSYKFVGIWVALTIYMSLRALAGFWRIGTGTGPWKFLKS